A section of the Amycolatopsis sp. AA4 genome encodes:
- a CDS encoding ABC transporter permease, producing MSGHFVGDSTVLLGRSLRHITRSLDTIITTTITPIVMLLLFTYVFGGAINTGSESYVTYLLPGILLITIASGIAYTAFRLFLDMKGGIFERFQSMPIARSAVLWAHVLTSVLANLISVAVVVLVAFAMGFRTSAGPLAWLAVLGILVLFTLALTWIAVIPGLTAKSADGASAFSYPLIFLPFVSSAFVPTATMPGPVRAFAEHQPVTSIVNTIRDLFAERPVGTGIWTALAWCVGILAVAYVFANVIYRRKIS from the coding sequence ATGAGCGGCCACTTCGTCGGCGACAGCACTGTCCTGTTAGGACGGTCACTGCGGCACATCACCCGCAGCCTGGACACCATCATCACCACGACGATCACGCCCATCGTGATGCTGCTGCTCTTCACCTACGTCTTCGGCGGCGCGATCAACACCGGTTCCGAGTCGTACGTGACGTACCTGCTGCCGGGCATTCTCTTGATCACCATCGCCTCCGGGATCGCCTACACCGCGTTCCGGCTCTTCCTGGATATGAAGGGCGGCATCTTCGAACGCTTCCAGTCCATGCCGATCGCACGGTCGGCGGTGCTGTGGGCGCACGTGCTGACCTCGGTGCTCGCGAACCTGATCTCGGTGGCGGTCGTGGTGCTGGTGGCGTTCGCGATGGGGTTCCGCACGAGCGCGGGCCCGCTGGCGTGGCTCGCGGTGCTCGGCATTCTCGTCCTGTTCACCCTGGCGCTGACCTGGATCGCGGTGATCCCCGGCCTGACCGCCAAATCCGCGGACGGCGCGAGCGCGTTCTCGTACCCGCTCATCTTCCTGCCGTTCGTCAGCTCGGCCTTCGTCCCGACCGCCACCATGCCCGGCCCGGTCCGCGCGTTCGCCGAACACCAGCCGGTGACGTCGATCGTCAACACGATCCGCGATCTGTTCGCCGAGCGCCCGGTGGGCACCGGGATCTGGACGGCGCTGGCCTGGTGCGTGGGGATTTTGGCGGTGGCGTATGTGTTCGCCAACGTGATTTACCGGCGCAAGATTTCTTGA
- a CDS encoding ABC transporter ATP-binding protein codes for MTAPAIRVRGLRKSYGKLEVLRGVDFEVARGSIFALLGSNGAGKTTVVRILSTLLKADAGEAEVNGFAVASQGADVRESISLTGQFAAVDEILTGRENLVLVAKLRHLDNPGEIADGLLRRFALTEAGSRKVSTYSGGMRRRLDIAMSLIGTPRVIFLDEPTTGLDPQARNDVWRAVEELAEQGATVLLTTQYLDEAEQLADRIAILHEGRVLVNGTLDELKRLLPPAKVEYVEKQPTLEDVFFSLVGTGNKGDGQ; via the coding sequence ATGACGGCGCCGGCGATCCGGGTCCGGGGGCTGCGGAAGTCCTACGGCAAGCTGGAAGTGTTGCGCGGCGTCGATTTCGAGGTGGCGCGCGGCAGTATTTTCGCGCTGCTCGGGTCGAACGGGGCGGGCAAGACGACGGTCGTGCGGATTCTCTCCACGCTGCTCAAGGCCGACGCGGGGGAAGCGGAGGTCAACGGGTTCGCGGTGGCGAGCCAGGGGGCGGACGTGCGCGAGTCGATCAGCCTCACCGGGCAGTTCGCGGCGGTCGACGAAATCCTTACCGGGCGCGAAAATCTCGTACTGGTCGCCAAACTGCGGCACCTCGACAACCCCGGCGAGATCGCGGACGGCCTGCTGCGGCGGTTCGCGCTGACCGAGGCCGGATCGCGCAAGGTGTCGACGTACTCGGGCGGCATGCGCCGTCGGCTCGACATCGCGATGAGCCTGATCGGAACCCCGCGGGTGATCTTTCTCGACGAGCCGACGACCGGGCTCGATCCGCAGGCACGCAACGATGTCTGGCGCGCGGTCGAAGAGCTGGCCGAGCAGGGCGCGACGGTGCTGCTCACCACGCAGTACCTGGACGAGGCGGAGCAGCTGGCCGACCGGATCGCGATCCTGCACGAGGGGCGGGTGCTCGTGAACGGGACGCTGGACGAGCTCAAGCGGCTTCTTCCGCCGGCCAAGGTCGAGTATGTCGAGAAGCAGCCGACGCTGGAAGACGTCTTCTTCTCCCTGGTCGGCACCGGAAACAAGGGGGACGGGCAATGA
- a CDS encoding DUF1048 domain-containing protein produces MGNEGKSRYLHYLEVVTGPLEDKKRYRRYKARVEELPPDYRAAIKALHRYLQYFGPGTAESHLRMLDDLIDLFEQSVASGTTVREIVGDEPVEFAEEFLRSYPEGNWISRERTRLTESIDRAVGGAG; encoded by the coding sequence ATGGGGAATGAAGGCAAGAGCAGGTATCTGCATTATCTGGAAGTGGTCACCGGGCCGCTGGAGGACAAGAAGCGGTACCGGCGGTACAAGGCGCGCGTCGAGGAGCTGCCGCCGGACTACCGCGCGGCGATCAAGGCGCTGCACCGGTATCTGCAGTATTTCGGGCCGGGGACGGCGGAAAGCCATCTGCGGATGCTGGACGATCTCATCGACCTGTTCGAGCAGAGCGTGGCGAGCGGGACGACGGTCCGGGAGATCGTCGGCGACGAGCCGGTCGAGTTCGCGGAGGAGTTCCTCCGGAGTTATCCCGAGGGGAACTGGATTTCCCGGGAGCGGACGCGGCTGACCGAATCGATCGACCGCGCGGTCGGCGGTGCGGGATGA
- a CDS encoding PadR family transcriptional regulator, with translation MGKQATEMLKGTLEGIVLAILAGRPAYGYEITSWLRERGFTDLAEGTVYALLVRIEQRGLVDVEKVPSEKGPPRKVYTLNALGRANLDEFWRNWRFLSDRLEQLRKEGIEHGE, from the coding sequence ATGGGCAAGCAGGCGACGGAGATGCTCAAGGGGACCTTGGAGGGCATCGTCCTCGCGATTCTCGCCGGGCGGCCCGCGTACGGGTACGAGATCACCTCCTGGTTGCGCGAACGGGGGTTCACCGATCTCGCCGAGGGCACCGTCTACGCGTTGCTCGTGCGGATCGAGCAACGCGGGCTCGTCGACGTCGAAAAAGTGCCGTCCGAAAAAGGGCCGCCGCGGAAGGTCTACACGCTGAACGCCCTGGGGAGGGCGAATCTCGACGAGTTCTGGCGGAACTGGCGGTTTCTCTCGGACCGGCTCGAACAGCTGCGCAAGGAGGGAATCGAACATGGGGAATGA
- a CDS encoding multifunctional oxoglutarate decarboxylase/oxoglutarate dehydrogenase thiamine pyrophosphate-binding subunit/dihydrolipoyllysine-residue succinyltransferase subunit: protein MASSSPASQFGANEWLVEEMYERFLADPQSVDAAWHDFFADYKPTPGGNGTQAGENGEVKSSAPAPAAKPAPAAKSSAAPAAKAPAAKAPAAKAPAAKSAPAAKAAPAEKPAPAKTAPESKQLRGAAAAIAKNMDASLAVPTATSVRAVPAKLMADNRIVINNHLKRTRGGKISFTHLIGYAMVRALKDFPNMNRHYQLIDGKPFAVTPEHVNFGLAIDMKGKDDSRTLVVASIKATENMTFMQFWQAYEEIVKKARTNKLTADDFAGTTISLTNPGGIGTNHSVPRLQAGQGAIIGVGAMQYPASFEGTSEKTLVDLAVSKIMTLTSTYDHRIIQGAESGEFLKRIHELLLGEDGFYDDVFTSLRLPYEPIRWVADIPDGPVDKTARVMELIEAFRMRGHLMADTDPLNYRQRSHHDLDVLSHGLTLWDLDREFAVGDFSSRERMKLRDILGVLRDSYCRTVGVEYTHILDPEERGWIQERVEVRHSKPEPSAQKYILSKLNAAEAFETFLQTKYVGQKRFSLEGGETAIPLLDTILDKAAEHELDEVVIGMPHRGRLNVLANIVGKPISQIFQEFEGNLDPGQAHGSGDVKYHLGAEGKYFRMFGDGETRVSLASNPSHLETVDPVLEGIVRAKQDILDKGGEGYTVLPVLMHGDAAFAGQGVVAETLNLALLRGYRTGGTVHVIVNNQVGFTTAPEHSRSSQYATDVAKMIGAPVFHVNGDDPEAAYWVAKLAVDYRQAFHKDVVIDLVCYRRRGHNEGDDPSMTQPAMYDIIDSKRSVRKTYTESLIGRGDISVEEAEAALRDFSSQLEHVFNEVRELERHPAKASPSVEGEQQIPAKVATAVSREVVEKIGDAFVNLPEGFTPHPRVKPVMERRHKMSREGGIDWAFGELLAFGSLALEGRLVRLSGQDSRRGTFTQRHSVFIDRKNGQEYSPLQHLADGQGRVMIYDSALSEYAAVGFEYGYSVANSDALVMWEAQFGDFVNGAQTVIDEYISSGEAKWGQRSDVVLLLPHGHEGQGPDHTSGRIERFLSLCAEASMTVAVPSTPANYFHLLRRHALDGIQRPLIVFTPKSMLRNKAATSSVEDFTGQSRFMSVIDDATQDPAKIRKVLLTSGKLYWELVAEREKRGADDVAIVRIEQYYPLPKKKLLAAVERYTNAQQIAWVQEEPENQGAWPFFGLNLPRKFPEFFGGLDVVARRPMAAPSAGSSKVHEVEQKALIAKAFD, encoded by the coding sequence GTGGCCAGCAGCAGTCCCGCATCGCAGTTCGGTGCCAATGAGTGGCTCGTCGAGGAAATGTACGAGCGGTTTCTCGCGGACCCCCAGTCGGTAGACGCCGCCTGGCACGATTTCTTCGCCGACTACAAGCCCACTCCGGGCGGCAACGGCACGCAGGCGGGAGAGAACGGAGAGGTCAAGTCCTCCGCTCCGGCCCCCGCGGCCAAGCCCGCGCCGGCCGCGAAGTCCTCGGCCGCCCCCGCGGCCAAGGCGCCCGCCGCCAAGGCTCCGGCGGCGAAGGCCCCGGCCGCCAAGAGCGCGCCGGCCGCGAAGGCCGCCCCGGCCGAGAAGCCCGCTCCGGCCAAGACCGCCCCGGAATCCAAGCAGCTCCGCGGTGCCGCGGCGGCGATCGCCAAGAACATGGACGCCTCGCTCGCCGTGCCGACCGCGACCAGCGTGCGCGCCGTGCCGGCGAAGCTGATGGCGGACAACCGCATCGTCATCAACAACCACCTCAAGCGCACCCGCGGCGGCAAGATCTCCTTCACGCACCTCATCGGCTACGCCATGGTGCGGGCGCTGAAGGACTTCCCGAACATGAACCGGCACTACCAGCTGATCGACGGGAAGCCGTTCGCGGTCACGCCGGAGCACGTGAACTTCGGCCTCGCGATCGACATGAAGGGCAAGGACGACTCCCGCACTCTCGTCGTGGCCTCGATCAAGGCCACCGAGAACATGACCTTCATGCAGTTCTGGCAGGCCTACGAGGAGATCGTCAAGAAGGCCCGCACGAACAAGCTCACCGCGGACGACTTCGCGGGCACCACCATCTCGCTCACCAACCCGGGCGGCATCGGCACCAACCACTCGGTGCCGCGGCTGCAGGCGGGCCAGGGCGCGATCATCGGCGTCGGCGCGATGCAGTACCCGGCGTCGTTCGAGGGCACCAGCGAGAAGACCCTGGTCGACCTCGCGGTCAGCAAGATCATGACGCTGACCTCGACCTATGACCACCGCATCATCCAGGGCGCGGAGTCCGGCGAGTTCCTAAAGCGCATTCACGAACTGCTGCTCGGCGAGGACGGCTTCTACGACGACGTCTTCACCAGCCTGCGGCTGCCGTACGAGCCGATCCGCTGGGTCGCCGACATCCCGGACGGCCCGGTCGACAAGACCGCGCGCGTCATGGAGCTGATCGAGGCGTTCCGGATGCGCGGCCACCTGATGGCCGACACCGACCCGCTGAACTACCGCCAGCGCAGCCACCACGACCTGGACGTGCTCAGCCACGGCCTGACCCTGTGGGACCTGGACCGCGAGTTCGCCGTCGGCGACTTCTCCAGCCGCGAGCGGATGAAGCTGCGCGACATCCTCGGCGTGCTGCGCGACTCGTACTGCCGCACGGTCGGGGTGGAGTACACGCACATCCTCGACCCCGAGGAGCGCGGCTGGATCCAGGAGCGCGTCGAGGTCCGGCACAGCAAGCCGGAGCCGTCCGCGCAGAAGTACATCCTGTCGAAGCTCAACGCCGCCGAGGCGTTCGAGACCTTCCTGCAGACCAAGTACGTCGGCCAGAAGCGGTTCTCGCTGGAGGGCGGCGAGACCGCGATCCCGCTGCTCGACACCATCCTGGACAAGGCCGCCGAGCACGAGCTCGACGAGGTCGTCATCGGCATGCCGCACCGCGGCCGGCTGAACGTGCTGGCGAACATCGTCGGCAAGCCGATCAGCCAGATCTTCCAGGAGTTCGAGGGCAACCTCGACCCGGGCCAGGCGCACGGTTCCGGCGACGTGAAGTACCACCTCGGCGCCGAGGGCAAGTACTTCCGGATGTTCGGCGACGGGGAGACCCGGGTGTCGCTGGCGTCCAACCCGTCGCACCTGGAGACCGTCGACCCGGTCCTCGAGGGCATCGTCCGCGCCAAGCAGGACATCCTCGACAAGGGCGGCGAGGGCTACACCGTGCTGCCGGTCCTGATGCACGGCGACGCGGCCTTCGCGGGCCAGGGCGTCGTGGCCGAGACCCTGAACCTGGCGCTGCTGCGCGGCTACCGCACCGGCGGCACCGTGCACGTCATCGTCAACAACCAGGTCGGCTTCACCACCGCGCCGGAGCACTCGCGCTCCAGCCAGTACGCCACCGACGTCGCGAAGATGATCGGCGCGCCGGTCTTCCACGTGAACGGCGACGACCCGGAGGCCGCGTACTGGGTCGCGAAGCTGGCGGTCGACTACCGCCAGGCGTTCCACAAGGACGTCGTGATCGACCTGGTCTGCTACCGCCGCCGCGGGCACAACGAGGGCGACGACCCGTCGATGACGCAGCCGGCGATGTACGACATCATCGATTCGAAGCGTTCGGTCCGGAAGACCTACACCGAATCGCTGATCGGCCGGGGCGACATCTCCGTCGAGGAGGCCGAGGCCGCGCTGCGCGACTTCTCCAGCCAGCTCGAGCACGTCTTCAACGAGGTCCGCGAACTGGAGCGGCACCCGGCGAAGGCGAGCCCGTCGGTCGAGGGCGAGCAGCAGATCCCGGCGAAGGTCGCCACCGCCGTGTCGCGCGAGGTCGTCGAGAAGATCGGCGACGCGTTCGTCAACCTGCCCGAGGGCTTCACCCCGCACCCGCGGGTCAAGCCGGTCATGGAGCGCCGCCACAAGATGTCCCGCGAGGGCGGCATCGACTGGGCGTTCGGCGAACTGCTCGCGTTCGGGTCGCTGGCGCTGGAAGGCCGTCTCGTGCGGCTGTCCGGCCAGGACTCCCGGCGCGGCACCTTCACCCAGCGGCACTCGGTGTTCATCGACCGCAAGAACGGCCAGGAGTACTCGCCGCTGCAGCACCTGGCCGACGGCCAGGGCCGCGTGATGATCTACGACTCGGCGCTGTCGGAGTACGCGGCCGTCGGCTTCGAGTACGGCTACTCGGTGGCGAACTCCGACGCGCTGGTGATGTGGGAAGCGCAGTTCGGCGACTTCGTCAACGGCGCGCAGACCGTGATCGACGAGTACATCTCCTCCGGCGAGGCCAAGTGGGGCCAGCGCTCGGACGTCGTGCTGCTGCTGCCGCACGGCCACGAGGGCCAGGGCCCGGACCACACGTCCGGCCGGATCGAGCGGTTCCTGTCGCTGTGCGCGGAAGCGTCGATGACCGTCGCGGTGCCGTCCACCCCGGCGAACTACTTCCACCTGCTGCGCCGGCACGCCCTCGACGGCATCCAGCGTCCGCTGATCGTCTTCACCCCGAAGTCGATGCTGCGGAACAAGGCGGCGACCTCGTCGGTCGAGGACTTCACCGGCCAGAGCCGGTTCATGTCGGTGATCGACGACGCGACGCAGGACCCGGCGAAGATCCGCAAGGTGCTGCTCACCTCGGGCAAGCTCTACTGGGAGCTGGTGGCCGAGCGCGAGAAGCGCGGCGCGGACGACGTCGCGATCGTGCGGATCGAGCAGTACTACCCGCTGCCGAAGAAGAAGCTGCTGGCCGCGGTGGAGCGCTACACGAACGCCCAGCAGATCGCGTGGGTCCAGGAAGAGCCGGAAAACCAGGGCGCGTGGCCGTTCTTCGGCCTCAACCTGCCGCGGAAGTTCCCGGAGTTCTTCGGCGGGCTCGACGTGGTGGCGCGGCGTCCGATGGCCGCCCCGTCGGCGGGTTCGTCCAAGGTGCACGAGGTCGAGCAGAAGGCGCTGATCGCCAAGGCGTTCGACTGA
- a CDS encoding nitroreductase family deazaflavin-dependent oxidoreductase, with protein sequence MDTKAAGYRRKVNTINRVITALQRAGLAFGPMELLTVPGRRSGEPRTFPLAVLKVQGGEYLIQAFPKAAWVANVRAAGEGTLSRGRRSRRVRFAEVPVAERGPVLREVVADGPPSVGKRYVTTGLAESPTPDGVAAAAAKIAVFRVETV encoded by the coding sequence ATGGACACGAAGGCAGCCGGATACCGGCGCAAGGTCAACACGATCAACCGGGTCATCACCGCCCTGCAGCGCGCGGGGCTCGCGTTCGGGCCGATGGAGCTGCTCACCGTCCCGGGGCGGCGCAGCGGCGAACCGCGGACGTTTCCGTTGGCAGTATTGAAAGTCCAGGGCGGGGAGTACCTGATCCAGGCGTTCCCGAAGGCGGCCTGGGTGGCGAACGTGCGCGCGGCCGGGGAGGGGACGCTGTCGCGGGGCCGGCGGTCGCGGCGGGTGCGGTTCGCGGAGGTGCCGGTCGCGGAGCGGGGGCCGGTGCTGCGGGAGGTGGTGGCCGACGGGCCGCCGAGCGTGGGGAAGCGTTACGTGACGACCGGGCTGGCGGAGTCGCCGACGCCGGACGGAGTGGCGGCGGCCGCGGCGAAGATCGCGGTGTTTCGGGTGGAAACGGTCTGA
- a CDS encoding FAD-dependent oxidoreductase, translating into MHYDVVVVGGGAGGIASAAGAARTGARVLLVEQYPYLGGAATISSVLTLCGFFDQTGQQVVAGVGEEVLRRLRHRGAYEEKTMGWTGNKIVLLDLETTKLVYDDLAADAGVDVLLHTKLIGAKRTHGVVTEVALHHRGGLERVTAGAFVDASGDGALLAAAGAAVRIAPLSDRQTSTLVCRFSGVPEDADLSREGLRAAVAAYERETGVQLARDYGIAVHLPVTRDVIALLVDEQTDVLDAAALSRDEANARRQAWHYLDALRKHLAGWSSARLEETGPQLGIREGRHLVGREQLTGRDVRTARKRPDASIGRCGWPIEDHAGPGVTRYEPIAGRGWYDLPYGAICSADTSNVWAAGRLTSSDDDAYASVRVMGTAFATGHAAGVAAAQYVDGRAHDVRAIRAELHRQGALA; encoded by the coding sequence GTGCACTACGACGTCGTCGTCGTAGGAGGCGGTGCTGGGGGTATCGCCTCCGCGGCCGGGGCGGCGCGGACCGGGGCACGGGTGCTGCTGGTCGAGCAGTACCCGTACCTGGGCGGCGCGGCGACGATCAGTTCCGTGCTGACCCTCTGCGGCTTCTTCGACCAGACCGGACAGCAGGTCGTCGCGGGCGTCGGCGAGGAGGTGCTGCGGCGGCTGCGCCACCGCGGTGCCTACGAAGAAAAGACCATGGGCTGGACGGGCAACAAGATCGTCCTGCTCGACCTGGAAACCACGAAACTGGTCTACGACGACTTGGCCGCCGACGCTGGCGTAGACGTCCTCCTGCACACCAAGCTCATCGGCGCGAAGCGGACCCACGGCGTCGTCACCGAGGTCGCACTGCACCATCGCGGCGGCCTCGAACGCGTGACCGCCGGTGCGTTCGTCGACGCCAGCGGCGACGGCGCGCTCCTGGCCGCCGCCGGCGCCGCCGTCCGGATCGCCCCGCTGAGCGACCGGCAAACCAGCACGCTCGTCTGCCGCTTCTCCGGCGTCCCCGAAGACGCCGACCTGTCCCGGGAGGGCCTGCGCGCCGCCGTCGCCGCGTACGAACGGGAAACCGGCGTCCAGCTGGCTCGCGACTACGGCATCGCCGTGCACCTTCCGGTGACCCGCGACGTCATCGCCCTGCTCGTAGACGAACAAACCGACGTCCTCGACGCCGCTGCGCTCAGCCGCGACGAAGCCAACGCGCGTCGGCAGGCGTGGCATTACCTGGACGCGCTGCGCAAACACCTCGCCGGCTGGTCGTCCGCGCGCCTCGAAGAAACCGGTCCGCAGCTGGGCATCCGCGAGGGCCGCCACCTGGTCGGGCGCGAACAGCTCACCGGCCGCGACGTCCGGACCGCCCGCAAACGCCCGGACGCGTCCATCGGCCGCTGCGGCTGGCCGATCGAGGACCACGCGGGCCCCGGGGTCACCCGCTACGAACCGATCGCCGGCCGGGGCTGGTACGACCTCCCCTACGGCGCGATCTGCTCCGCCGACACCTCGAACGTCTGGGCAGCCGGCCGGCTGACCAGCTCCGACGACGACGCGTACGCCTCCGTCCGGGTCATGGGCACCGCCTTCGCGACCGGCCACGCCGCCGGGGTCGCCGCCGCCCAGTACGTCGACGGCCGAGCCCACGACGTCCGCGCGATCCGGGCCGAATTGCACCGCCAGGGCGCCCTGGCTTGA
- a CDS encoding MFS transporter encodes MPSRYRWVVLLLCWAVFTMTSVDRSTWGPASSAVSDSLGVPLAALGIFATCYYIGYVISNTAGGFLSDWLGSRAILGISSLVAGALMVGFGSTTSIAWGLVLQALLGLFAGVDFSAGLKLITTWFRPEEHGLASGIFMTATSLGTVVANAVVPTLVKNSGWPVSYHLFGAVTVALGLLCLAFLRNGTAAASPRRGLPNPRPLFRNRDLLLLGLAGFGGLWGTYGFVTWSNTLMIRGEHIDPVRAGVVLVIFSGTAVVIKPLIGWLTDKVGLGRRIPIIAVLVLFGAALLVFGSLSSYGAFLVVAPILGIGAYAYSPLTAAMIPALTGARLAGSAAGAVNAFWQLGSVIVPAVVGPVFHATGSFYSAFLTLAAGPLVGAVVLLFMRDDRPARVAPQTAAA; translated from the coding sequence ATGCCGAGCCGCTATCGCTGGGTCGTTTTGCTGCTCTGCTGGGCAGTGTTCACGATGACCTCGGTAGACCGGTCCACGTGGGGCCCCGCGTCCTCCGCGGTCAGCGATTCGCTCGGCGTGCCGCTCGCCGCGCTCGGGATCTTCGCCACCTGCTACTACATCGGCTACGTCATCTCGAACACCGCCGGCGGCTTCCTCTCCGACTGGCTGGGCAGTCGCGCGATCCTCGGCATCAGCTCCCTGGTCGCGGGCGCGCTGATGGTCGGCTTCGGCTCAACCACCTCAATCGCCTGGGGTCTCGTCCTGCAAGCTTTGCTGGGCCTGTTCGCCGGAGTCGACTTCTCCGCCGGGCTGAAGCTGATCACCACCTGGTTCCGTCCCGAGGAACACGGCCTGGCGAGCGGCATCTTCATGACCGCGACGTCACTGGGCACGGTCGTAGCCAACGCCGTCGTGCCCACGCTCGTGAAAAACAGCGGCTGGCCCGTGTCGTACCACCTCTTCGGCGCTGTCACCGTCGCGCTCGGCCTGCTGTGCCTGGCCTTCCTCCGCAACGGCACCGCGGCTGCTTCCCCTCGCCGCGGTCTGCCGAACCCTCGCCCGCTCTTCCGCAACCGCGACCTGCTGCTCCTGGGCTTGGCAGGTTTCGGCGGCCTGTGGGGCACCTACGGTTTCGTCACGTGGTCCAACACCCTGATGATCCGAGGCGAACACATCGACCCCGTCCGGGCCGGGGTAGTCCTGGTCATCTTCTCCGGCACGGCGGTAGTGATCAAACCGCTGATCGGCTGGCTGACCGACAAAGTCGGCCTGGGCAGGCGAATCCCCATCATCGCCGTCTTGGTCCTGTTCGGCGCCGCCCTGCTGGTCTTCGGTTCTCTCAGCAGCTACGGCGCTTTCCTAGTGGTAGCCCCGATTCTCGGCATCGGCGCGTACGCCTACAGCCCCCTGACCGCCGCGATGATCCCCGCCCTGACCGGTGCCCGCCTAGCCGGTTCCGCCGCTGGCGCGGTGAACGCTTTCTGGCAACTGGGCAGCGTGATCGTGCCCGCCGTCGTGGGCCCGGTTTTCCACGCGACGGGCTCGTTCTACTCCGCGTTCCTCACCCTGGCCGCCGGACCGCTCGTGGGTGCGGTGGTCCTGTTGTTCATGCGAGACGACCGCCCGGCACGGGTTGCTCCGCAGACAGCCGCGGCTTGA
- a CDS encoding GNAT family N-acetyltransferase, which produces MQIRQSTTADAPAIHAVHTAAFRVHNPHVTGEMPEAKLVTELTADGDLLPALSLVALRDGEVIGHACSSPGRLGDDPESAIGFGPLGVHPDHHRSGAGSALVHATIGAANALGYGLIVLLGDPGYYSRFGFVLAEKLGVTPPVPEWAPHFQALPLAAYTPENHGAFRYAAAFDRL; this is translated from the coding sequence ATGCAGATCCGCCAGTCCACCACCGCAGACGCGCCCGCGATCCACGCCGTGCACACCGCCGCGTTCCGGGTCCACAACCCGCACGTCACCGGCGAAATGCCAGAAGCCAAGCTAGTCACCGAACTCACCGCCGACGGCGATCTGCTCCCCGCGCTCTCGCTCGTCGCACTCCGCGACGGCGAAGTGATCGGCCACGCCTGCTCCAGCCCAGGCCGCCTCGGGGACGACCCGGAATCCGCCATCGGCTTCGGCCCGCTGGGCGTCCACCCGGACCACCACCGCAGCGGCGCCGGCTCAGCACTGGTCCACGCAACCATCGGTGCCGCCAACGCACTCGGCTACGGCCTGATCGTGCTGCTCGGCGACCCCGGCTATTACTCCCGCTTCGGCTTCGTCCTGGCCGAAAAGCTCGGCGTCACGCCGCCGGTACCGGAATGGGCCCCGCACTTCCAGGCCCTCCCGCTAGCGGCATACACCCCGGAAAACCACGGAGCATTCCGCTACGCCGCGGCTTTCGACCGGCTCTGA
- a CDS encoding ABC transporter substrate-binding protein codes for MKRWGILVAGLALLASACGNPLSGGGEGGTSGDIIIGASDVGESSLLAQIYAGALRNVGAHNVTVRPPVGSREVVVKALQDKSLSVVPDYSGNLLRYFDKSTPATTSEDVYAQLKQKIPRGFEVLDQSPAQDKDLLVVGKELAATGVKTFSDLGPRCKDLVMGGPGQWSSRWKDRIKQLYGCEFKEIRTTDTGGPVTVAALKSGEVQVADLFSTSATIASNGFVPLEDDKHMFPAQNIVPLVARGTLNAAETAALNRVSAALTTEQLTELNVQYTDEKRNAKDVAEEFLRRNGLKSS; via the coding sequence GTGAAACGGTGGGGGATCCTGGTGGCCGGGCTCGCGCTGCTGGCGTCGGCGTGCGGAAACCCGCTGTCCGGCGGCGGTGAGGGCGGTACGAGCGGCGATATCATCATCGGTGCGTCGGATGTCGGGGAAAGCTCTTTGCTGGCCCAGATTTACGCCGGGGCGCTGCGGAATGTCGGCGCGCACAACGTAACGGTGCGGCCGCCGGTCGGCAGTCGCGAAGTCGTGGTGAAAGCGCTGCAGGACAAATCTTTGTCCGTGGTGCCGGATTACTCCGGGAACCTGCTGCGGTACTTCGACAAGAGTACCCCCGCGACGACATCGGAAGACGTTTACGCGCAGCTCAAGCAGAAAATCCCGCGCGGCTTCGAGGTGCTCGACCAGTCACCCGCGCAGGACAAGGATTTGCTCGTGGTGGGCAAGGAACTCGCGGCCACCGGGGTGAAGACGTTCTCGGACCTGGGACCGCGCTGCAAAGACCTGGTGATGGGCGGGCCCGGGCAGTGGAGCAGCCGGTGGAAAGACCGGATCAAGCAGCTGTACGGCTGCGAATTCAAGGAAATCCGCACGACGGACACCGGCGGCCCGGTCACGGTGGCGGCGCTGAAATCGGGTGAGGTGCAGGTGGCGGACCTGTTCAGCACCTCGGCGACGATCGCGTCCAACGGGTTCGTGCCGCTGGAAGACGACAAACACATGTTCCCGGCGCAGAACATCGTGCCGCTGGTGGCGCGCGGCACGTTGAACGCCGCCGAGACGGCCGCGTTGAACCGGGTTTCGGCGGCGCTGACTACTGAGCAGCTGACTGAGCTGAACGTGCAGTACACGGACGAGAAGCGGAATGCGAAGGATGTCGCGGAGGAGTTCTTGCGGCGGAACGGACTGAAGTCCTCGTGA